A single region of the Aeromicrobium chenweiae genome encodes:
- the zwf gene encoding glucose-6-phosphate dehydrogenase, whose protein sequence is MPPESDIPAPHVFVLFGATGDLAKRKLFPGLYRLAAASRLPQDYAIIGSGRHAPGTDDEFRARIRESLEEFVTDLDDTVADDLLGRLTFQVSDADDGSDLAKAVESALSDLGEDAEKLIYLSVPPAAMEPMIGMLGREGLADGARLVIEKPFGTDLATARELDATVKEVVSEDQVFRIDHFLGKEAVQNILALRFANGLIEPAWNRDHVVSVQIDIPEKLTVEGRGSFYESTGAFRDMITTHLCQVLGFVAMEPPVHLDATSLRNEKSKVFAAMRPLDPERVVFGQYEGYLDEDDVAPDSQVETFVALEAFVDTERWQDVPFYLRTGKALGSTRRTITLTFRTPPMGRFGDNDYGPNELVLELEDSPTISVCLYAKRPGPTLELTLSTLHLEVAEDDPADVPLEAYERLLLDVMKGDQTLFTRSDEVDRLWEVCQPVLDSRPPTQPYAQGSWGPDAALSLPGSRGWRLPDA, encoded by the coding sequence GTGCCTCCTGAAAGCGACATCCCCGCCCCCCACGTCTTCGTGCTCTTCGGCGCGACCGGCGACCTGGCCAAGCGCAAGCTGTTCCCCGGCCTGTACCGGCTCGCCGCGGCGTCTCGCCTGCCCCAGGACTACGCGATCATCGGCTCGGGTCGTCACGCCCCCGGGACGGATGACGAGTTCCGGGCCAGGATTCGCGAGTCCCTGGAGGAGTTCGTCACCGACCTCGACGACACGGTCGCCGACGACCTGCTCGGCCGGCTCACCTTCCAGGTGTCCGACGCCGACGACGGCTCGGACCTGGCGAAGGCTGTCGAGTCCGCGCTGAGCGACCTCGGCGAGGACGCCGAGAAGCTCATCTACCTCTCGGTGCCGCCGGCGGCGATGGAGCCGATGATCGGGATGCTCGGCCGGGAGGGGCTGGCCGACGGCGCCCGTCTGGTGATCGAGAAGCCGTTCGGCACCGACCTGGCGACCGCCCGCGAGCTCGACGCGACCGTGAAGGAGGTCGTCTCCGAGGACCAGGTCTTCCGCATCGACCACTTCCTGGGCAAGGAGGCGGTCCAGAACATCCTCGCGCTGCGGTTCGCGAACGGCCTGATCGAGCCGGCGTGGAACCGCGACCACGTGGTCTCGGTGCAGATCGACATCCCCGAGAAGCTGACCGTCGAGGGTCGCGGCAGCTTCTACGAGTCCACCGGCGCGTTCCGCGACATGATCACGACCCACCTGTGCCAGGTGCTGGGCTTCGTCGCGATGGAGCCCCCCGTGCACCTCGACGCGACGTCCCTGCGCAACGAGAAGTCCAAGGTGTTCGCCGCGATGCGCCCGCTCGACCCGGAGCGGGTCGTCTTCGGGCAGTACGAGGGCTATCTCGACGAGGACGACGTCGCCCCCGACTCCCAGGTCGAGACGTTCGTGGCCCTGGAAGCGTTCGTCGACACCGAGCGGTGGCAGGACGTGCCGTTCTACCTGCGCACGGGCAAGGCCCTGGGCAGCACCCGTCGCACGATCACCCTCACGTTCCGGACCCCGCCCATGGGGCGTTTCGGCGACAACGACTACGGCCCGAACGAGCTGGTGCTGGAGCTGGAGGACTCGCCGACCATCAGCGTCTGCCTGTACGCGAAGCGTCCCGGACCCACGTTGGAGCTCACCCTCTCCACGCTGCACCTCGAGGTGGCGGAGGACGATCCCGCGGACGTGCCGCTCGAGGCGTACGAGCGGCTGCTCCTCGACGTCATGAAGGGCGACCAGACGCTGTTCACCCGCTCCGACGAGGTGGACCGGCTCTGGGAGGTGTGCCAGCCCGTGCTGGACTCCCGGCCGCCGACGCAGCCGTACGCGCAGGGGTCGTGGGGCCCCGACGCCGCGCTCAGCCTGCCGGGCAGCCGTGGCTGGCGGCTGCCGGATGCCTGA
- a CDS encoding glycoside hydrolase family 15 protein — translation MPEDPEGQLAIEDHGLIGDLRTAALVGTDGTIDWFCAPRFDSPSIFGAILDPEEGGSWQIEPRDGTVRTQQFYFPDSAMLATRFLTKDGVVEVHDFMPVLQARDPDHRQRLVRRVVAVRGTTHIRMRLDARPDYGRASCEAETVEHGVLLTGDGMRMGVSASCDLDIEDGIVSANLELSTGDVALFVLEVLDADEELREADVEDTSALFEATAAFWRGWLSQSSYTGRWREMVNRSAITLKLLTHEPSGAVIAAPTTSLPEAIGGDRNWDYRFVWMRDAGFTLYALLRLGFTDEASAFIRWLSERLGSESEQSDDLGPLRVLYDIDGNVPREETRLDHLSGHRGSQPVRVGNAAVDQLQLDIYGELIDSVYLFNKYGAGISSDAWNDVTRVVNWVCENWDRDDAGMWEVRGSLRAHTTSRLMCWVAIERTIRIARQRGLPGDIPAWAAVRDEIYERIMSESWNGDLKAFTQVEGGDALDAGVLLMPMVKFLSPADPRFLSTLEAIEERLVVDSLVFRYDPDEAPDGLDGEEGTFSLCSFWYVEALTRAGRLDDAQLALEKMFTYANHVGLYAEEVGATGDQLGNFPQGFTHLALISAAINLDRALDR, via the coding sequence ATGCCTGAGGACCCCGAGGGTCAGCTGGCGATCGAGGACCACGGACTGATCGGTGACCTGCGCACCGCGGCGCTGGTCGGCACCGACGGGACGATCGACTGGTTCTGCGCCCCGCGCTTCGACTCGCCGAGCATCTTCGGGGCGATCCTCGACCCCGAGGAGGGCGGCTCCTGGCAGATCGAGCCGCGCGACGGCACGGTGCGCACCCAGCAGTTCTACTTCCCGGACTCGGCGATGCTCGCGACCCGGTTCCTGACCAAGGACGGGGTCGTCGAGGTCCACGACTTCATGCCGGTGCTGCAGGCTCGCGACCCCGACCACCGCCAGCGGCTCGTGCGACGGGTCGTGGCCGTGCGGGGGACGACGCACATCCGGATGCGGCTCGACGCCCGGCCCGACTACGGCCGGGCCAGCTGCGAGGCCGAGACGGTCGAGCACGGGGTCCTGCTGACCGGGGACGGCATGCGGATGGGTGTGAGCGCGTCCTGCGACCTCGACATCGAGGACGGGATCGTGTCGGCGAACCTGGAGCTCAGCACCGGTGACGTCGCGCTGTTCGTGCTGGAGGTGCTCGACGCCGACGAGGAGCTGCGCGAGGCGGACGTGGAGGACACCTCGGCGCTGTTCGAGGCCACGGCCGCGTTCTGGCGGGGATGGCTGTCGCAGTCGTCGTACACCGGTCGGTGGCGCGAGATGGTCAATCGCTCGGCGATCACCCTCAAGCTGCTCACGCACGAGCCGAGCGGAGCGGTCATCGCCGCGCCGACGACCAGCCTGCCCGAGGCGATCGGCGGCGACCGCAACTGGGACTACCGCTTCGTGTGGATGCGCGACGCGGGCTTCACGCTGTACGCGCTGCTGCGGCTCGGCTTCACCGACGAGGCGTCGGCGTTCATCCGGTGGCTCTCCGAGCGCCTGGGCAGCGAGTCCGAGCAGTCCGACGACCTGGGCCCGTTGCGCGTCCTGTACGACATCGACGGCAACGTCCCCCGCGAGGAGACCCGGCTCGACCACCTCTCGGGCCACCGAGGCTCGCAACCGGTCCGCGTCGGCAACGCGGCTGTCGACCAGCTCCAGCTCGACATCTACGGCGAGCTGATCGACTCGGTCTACCTGTTCAACAAGTACGGGGCCGGCATCAGCAGCGACGCGTGGAACGACGTCACGCGGGTCGTGAACTGGGTGTGCGAGAACTGGGACCGTGACGACGCGGGGATGTGGGAGGTCCGCGGCTCGCTGCGGGCGCACACGACGTCCCGGCTGATGTGCTGGGTCGCGATCGAGCGCACGATCCGCATCGCCCGCCAACGTGGTCTTCCCGGCGACATCCCGGCCTGGGCCGCGGTCCGCGACGAGATCTACGAGCGCATCATGAGCGAGTCGTGGAACGGGGACCTGAAGGCGTTCACGCAGGTCGAGGGCGGCGACGCGCTCGACGCGGGCGTGCTCCTCATGCCGATGGTCAAGTTCCTGTCGCCCGCGGACCCGCGGTTCCTCTCCACGCTGGAGGCGATCGAGGAGCGGCTCGTGGTCGACAGCCTGGTCTTCCGCTACGACCCCGACGAGGCCCCGGACGGACTCGACGGTGAGGAGGGGACGTTCTCGCTGTGCTCGTTCTGGTACGTCGAGGCGCTCACCCGCGCCGGTCGCCTCGACGACGCCCAGCTCGCGCTGGAGAAGATGTTCACGTATGCCAACCACGTCGGCCTGTACGCCGAGGAGGTCGGCGCGACGGGGGACCAGCTCGGCAACTTCCCGCAGGGATTCACCCATCTCGCGCTGATCAGCGCGGCCATCAACCTCGACCGCGCGCTCGACCGATGA